A single genomic interval of Croceibacter atlanticus HTCC2559 harbors:
- a CDS encoding carboxypeptidase-like regulatory domain-containing protein gives MKFLKSIATIGLLLVCVISAQSQSITLEGTIKDSIGNPLEFANIIAKIKTTSEVETYAITNQNGKYRIDLPKQETYTLVASFLGFDPSEKSITVLETSQDSQLDFTLYPLADQLDDVTIVYEMPVTVKGDTIVYNADSFTNGNERKLGDVMKKLPGVEINDDGEIQVEGKTVQKVMVEGKDFFDGDSKLATKNIPADAVEKVEVLRNYNEVNQMRGLGNDQDNIAINIKLKDGKKNFWFGELTAGGGYSDEDEKERYLVQPKLFYYSPKYSINLITDFNNIGEVPFTFRDYFKFTGGFRNFNRNGGTNFEVSQTDLGFAVAKNNRASALESKFLAGNFSYAVNKSLDISGFGILSDNKTSIINNSIRQYIASGSVETTNSTNDQRSQLAMLKLSGSYKPNTSLQVDYDALIKTSKQTEDNSTLSIFDTNTNNILEGKETKPYSINQNVNAYYTLDEKNIFAAQVQHLYQDEDPFYNAITELLPFDGILPIDEDQSLFDINQNKTIKSHKLDAKIDHYYVLNNLSNLNFTLGSTYSNQSFNSSIFQILDNGSQNFLNETDPINSEGDTMPLVNDVQYHFADSFLGLHYKVKSGSFVFTPGLTLHNYILQTDQLNQTSKTTNWTVLPDLNVIYNIKKSENIRFNYSISNEYTDVNNYAEALVFNNYNRLYGGNRNLENSLSHTYNLNYFNFNLFNFTNINAGLSYTKRIDGVKNNTNIVAINQVSTPVNIDSNFPDETFTALGRFSKTVKKIKYNLSANVSLSKSFNNINNEIRESESFTQNYRGSIQTNFNEAPNFELGYRLNVNNYNNGGLEQTFYTQQPFARFDVNFLKDFTFDAEWDFYDYTDKNDTVENRYSFVNANLYYQKGDSPWEFKLQASNLLNTEFINNDSFNEQFNTTTQYFVLPRILMFVVKYNL, from the coding sequence ATGAAATTTTTAAAATCTATTGCTACAATAGGGCTGCTCCTTGTATGCGTAATTTCAGCACAATCACAAAGTATAACTCTTGAAGGAACTATAAAAGATAGTATTGGTAATCCTTTAGAGTTTGCAAATATAATTGCTAAGATAAAAACCACTTCAGAGGTTGAAACTTATGCCATTACCAACCAAAATGGTAAATACAGAATAGATCTTCCTAAACAAGAAACTTATACATTAGTAGCTAGTTTTTTAGGTTTTGATCCTTCAGAAAAATCTATTACTGTATTAGAAACCTCTCAAGATTCGCAATTAGATTTTACATTATACCCGTTAGCAGATCAATTAGATGATGTAACTATTGTATATGAAATGCCTGTAACTGTTAAAGGCGATACTATTGTGTATAATGCAGATTCTTTTACCAATGGTAATGAACGTAAACTTGGTGATGTCATGAAAAAATTACCTGGTGTAGAAATAAATGATGATGGTGAAATACAGGTTGAAGGAAAAACTGTACAAAAAGTAATGGTTGAAGGAAAAGACTTTTTTGATGGAGATAGTAAACTAGCCACAAAAAACATTCCTGCAGATGCTGTTGAAAAAGTTGAAGTTCTGAGAAACTATAATGAAGTAAACCAAATGCGAGGTTTAGGAAACGATCAAGACAATATTGCCATAAATATAAAGCTTAAAGATGGTAAGAAAAACTTTTGGTTTGGAGAGCTAACAGCTGGTGGCGGATATTCTGATGAAGATGAAAAAGAGCGTTATCTAGTTCAACCTAAGTTATTTTACTACAGTCCTAAATATAGTATTAACCTTATAACAGACTTTAATAATATAGGCGAAGTACCGTTTACCTTTAGAGACTATTTTAAATTTACAGGTGGTTTTAGAAACTTTAATAGAAACGGCGGAACTAACTTCGAGGTTAGTCAAACCGATCTAGGGTTTGCTGTTGCAAAAAACAATAGAGCTAGCGCATTAGAAAGTAAATTTCTTGCAGGTAACTTTAGTTATGCGGTTAATAAGTCTTTAGATATTAGTGGTTTTGGTATACTCTCAGACAATAAAACTAGTATTATAAACAACTCCATAAGGCAGTATATTGCTTCTGGATCTGTAGAAACTACTAATAGTACAAATGACCAAAGGAGCCAATTAGCAATGCTAAAATTAAGCGGTTCTTATAAGCCAAATACTAGCTTACAGGTAGATTACGATGCCTTAATAAAAACATCTAAGCAAACAGAAGATAACTCAACACTTTCCATTTTTGATACCAACACCAATAACATCTTAGAAGGAAAAGAAACAAAACCCTACTCTATTAATCAGAATGTAAATGCTTATTACACGCTAGATGAAAAGAATATTTTTGCAGCACAGGTACAACATTTATATCAAGACGAAGATCCATTTTATAATGCTATAACTGAGTTATTACCGTTTGATGGTATTTTACCTATAGATGAAGACCAAAGCCTTTTTGATATAAATCAAAATAAAACTATTAAAAGTCATAAGTTGGATGCTAAAATAGACCACTATTATGTCTTGAATAACTTAAGTAATTTAAACTTCACGTTAGGATCTACGTATAGTAACCAATCTTTTAACTCTAGTATATTTCAAATTTTAGATAATGGATCTCAAAATTTTCTTAATGAAACAGATCCTATAAACTCTGAAGGTGATACAATGCCATTGGTAAATGATGTACAATATCACTTTGCAGATTCATTTTTAGGATTACATTACAAAGTTAAATCTGGAAGTTTTGTATTCACACCAGGATTAACCTTACACAATTATATACTTCAAACAGATCAATTAAACCAAACTTCTAAAACTACAAATTGGACAGTTTTACCAGATTTAAACGTGATCTATAATATTAAGAAAAGTGAAAACATTCGTTTTAATTATTCCATCTCTAATGAATATACAGATGTAAATAATTATGCTGAAGCCTTAGTATTTAATAATTACAATAGACTTTATGGAGGTAATAGAAATTTAGAGAACTCTTTATCTCATACTTATAACTTAAACTACTTTAACTTCAACTTATTCAACTTTACAAATATTAATGCTGGTTTAAGCTACACCAAACGTATAGATGGTGTAAAAAACAATACAAATATTGTAGCCATTAATCAAGTGTCTACGCCTGTAAACATTGACAGTAATTTTCCAGATGAAACTTTTACAGCATTGGGTAGGTTTAGTAAGACAGTTAAAAAGATAAAATATAATTTAAGTGCTAATGTAAGTTTAAGTAAGTCTTTTAATAATATTAATAATGAGATAAGAGAAAGCGAAAGCTTTACTCAAAACTATAGAGGTAGTATACAGACAAATTTTAATGAAGCTCCAAATTTTGAGTTAGGTTACAGATTAAATGTAAATAACTATAACAACGGTGGTTTAGAACAAACGTTTTATACACAACAACCATTTGCTAGATTTGATGTAAACTTCCTTAAAGATTTTACATTTGATGCTGAATGGGATTTTTACGATTACACCGACAAGAATGATACTGTAGAAAACAGATATTCTTTTGTAAACGCAAACTTATATTACCAAAAGGGAGATAGTCCTTGGGAGTTTAAATTACAAGCTAGTAATCTCTTAAATACAGAGTTTATTAATAACGATAGTTTTAATGAACAGTTTAATACAACAACACAATATTTTGTATTACCAAGAATATTAATGTTTGTGGTAAAATATAACCTGTAG
- a CDS encoding iron-containing alcohol dehydrogenase family protein: MVPRIVFGNGCFDQLPTILNKKRAVGAPFVYLVDDVFKGNDTFINRIKLKGNDVIKYISADYEPKTSQVDVIVTELKEEFQLLPSGIIGIGGGTLLDLAKAVSILLKNPGKAKDYQGWDLVKSPAIYHVGIPTISGTGAEVSRTTVLTGPEKKLGINSDYTPFDQVILDPDLTKTVPKDQWFYTGMDCYIHCIESLNGTYLNAFSQSYGEKAYDLCKEIFLGNLEDEESRAKLMMASWHGGMSIAYSQVGVAHAMSYGMSYVLGTKHGIGNCIVFDKLEDYYPKGVALFKEMKAKHNITLPQGLCKDLTEQQLQTMVDVSLGLTPLWENALGKNWQEVMNEATLKALFLKM, encoded by the coding sequence ATGGTACCTCGTATTGTATTTGGAAATGGCTGTTTTGATCAACTACCTACAATTCTTAATAAAAAACGAGCTGTAGGTGCACCTTTTGTATATCTGGTAGATGATGTATTTAAGGGGAATGACACATTTATTAATAGGATTAAGCTAAAAGGCAATGATGTCATAAAATATATTTCGGCAGATTATGAACCTAAAACTTCACAGGTAGATGTAATAGTAACTGAACTTAAAGAAGAGTTTCAATTACTGCCTAGTGGTATTATTGGTATTGGTGGCGGTACATTATTAGATTTAGCTAAAGCGGTTTCAATCTTACTCAAAAATCCAGGAAAGGCTAAAGACTATCAAGGTTGGGATTTAGTAAAATCTCCTGCCATATATCATGTGGGTATTCCTACTATAAGTGGAACAGGAGCAGAGGTTTCTAGAACAACTGTGCTTACAGGACCAGAAAAGAAATTAGGCATAAATTCAGATTATACTCCTTTTGATCAAGTAATTTTAGATCCAGACCTAACTAAAACCGTACCTAAAGACCAATGGTTTTATACGGGTATGGATTGTTACATACATTGTATTGAGTCTTTAAATGGTACTTATTTAAATGCATTTAGCCAAAGTTATGGTGAAAAAGCCTACGATCTTTGTAAAGAAATTTTCTTAGGTAATCTTGAAGATGAAGAATCTCGCGCTAAACTTATGATGGCATCTTGGCATGGAGGTATGAGTATTGCCTACTCTCAAGTTGGGGTTGCGCACGCTATGAGTTATGGTATGTCTTATGTTTTAGGAACAAAGCACGGTATAGGTAACTGTATTGTGTTTGATAAACTAGAAGACTATTACCCTAAAGGTGTTGCTCTATTTAAAGAAATGAAAGCCAAACATAACATCACCTTGCCACAAGGTTTATGTAAAGACCTAACAGAACAACAACTTCAAACCATGGTCGATGTTTCATTAGGACTTACACCTCTTTGGGAAAATGCACTGGGCAAAAACTGGCAAGAGGTGATGAATGAGGCTACTCTTAAGGCGCTTTTCCTTAAGATGTAA
- a CDS encoding carboxypeptidase-like regulatory domain-containing protein, which translates to MKTNITPKLRIPYCYVAILFLFVINIGQAQDSFTTYKGEVVNEANNDPLVFATLSVEGTNISTVTNSDGLFTLKVPNTIKDARIVVMYLGFTPKTFLLSSFNKERTKIGLSEVTTQLNEVMVQTNKNAKAIVKKALSNKGENYMNSPKRMMAFYRETIKKRRRNVSLAEAVITVNKESYDSFKSDKIALFKSRKSTDYSKLDTIALKLQGGPLNALYVDVMKYPDYFLNYEDFDKYKFTFDEPTIINDELVYVINFKQTKAQEDDPLYFGTLYINSNTMALTNAIYNLNVENRAAASALFVRRKPSGANVYPTEAVYRVNYRQQNGKWYYGYSNVQIEFVIDWDNKLFNSKYTLQSEMAITDIIDNNSETIRNRDRFKQSAILVDETSGFTDPDFWGAFNVIEPDKSIESAIDKIQKQLRKLEKS; encoded by the coding sequence ATGAAAACAAATATCACACCAAAACTACGCATTCCCTATTGTTATGTTGCAATACTTTTCTTGTTTGTAATAAATATTGGGCAAGCACAAGACTCATTTACAACATATAAAGGAGAAGTTGTTAATGAGGCTAACAATGATCCTTTAGTATTTGCAACACTAAGTGTAGAAGGTACAAATATTAGTACAGTTACCAATTCTGATGGTCTATTTACTCTTAAAGTACCAAATACAATTAAAGATGCAAGGATCGTGGTTATGTACTTAGGGTTTACTCCCAAAACATTCTTGTTATCCTCTTTTAATAAAGAACGTACCAAAATTGGTTTGAGTGAGGTAACTACACAGCTTAATGAAGTTATGGTACAAACTAATAAAAATGCTAAAGCAATAGTTAAAAAAGCCCTTAGTAATAAAGGCGAAAACTATATGAATAGCCCTAAGAGAATGATGGCGTTTTATAGAGAAACTATAAAGAAAAGAAGACGTAATGTGTCTTTAGCAGAAGCTGTTATTACCGTTAATAAAGAATCTTATGATTCTTTTAAATCAGATAAAATTGCACTTTTTAAATCTAGGAAAAGTACAGACTACTCTAAGTTAGATACCATTGCATTAAAATTACAAGGTGGTCCATTAAATGCATTGTACGTAGATGTCATGAAGTATCCTGATTATTTTTTGAATTATGAGGATTTTGATAAATATAAATTCACCTTCGATGAGCCTACTATAATTAATGATGAGTTAGTGTATGTGATTAATTTTAAGCAAACTAAAGCGCAAGAAGATGATCCGCTGTATTTTGGCACACTTTATATTAACTCAAATACAATGGCACTTACAAATGCTATTTATAATTTAAATGTAGAGAACAGAGCTGCAGCAAGCGCATTATTTGTAAGGCGTAAACCGTCTGGTGCTAATGTTTACCCAACAGAAGCTGTTTACAGAGTAAACTATAGACAACAAAATGGAAAATGGTATTATGGTTATAGTAACGTACAAATTGAGTTTGTGATAGATTGGGATAACAAACTATTTAACTCTAAATACACCTTACAGAGTGAAATGGCAATTACAGATATTATAGATAACAACTCTGAAACTATTAGAAATAGAGACCGTTTTAAACAATCTGCTATTTTAGTAGATGAAACCTCAGGATTTACAGATCCAGATTTCTGGGGAGCTTTTAATGTTATAGAGCCAGATAAATCGATAGAATCTGCTATCGACAAAATACAGAAACAATTAAGAAAGCTAGAAAAGTCTTAA
- a CDS encoding GLPGLI family protein, protein MKYIFTCLAIVCTIALQAQSISGKATYESKTTVDMDGFGGREMTDDMKKMIMERMKSMLEKTYILTFNKNESLYTEEEHLETGASGGGMRMMMNSFSAGVQYKNTETNELVEENEFFGKQFLIKDTIQNINWTLTKESKQIGQYIAFKATGVKELSDTDFQFARRRGGRDGNRRGRIENDTEKKQDTIEDSKKDPLEEIEIPKEIEITAWYTPQIPTSTGPGEYGGLPGLILELNAHRTTILCSKIEMNTKDTSDIKKPTKGKEVSREEYQKIVKEKTEEMRANFRGGGRGGRRF, encoded by the coding sequence ATGAAATATATTTTTACCTGTTTAGCAATAGTATGCACTATTGCACTTCAAGCCCAAAGTATTAGCGGAAAAGCTACTTATGAAAGTAAGACTACTGTCGATATGGATGGTTTTGGTGGAAGAGAGATGACCGATGATATGAAGAAAATGATTATGGAGCGTATGAAAAGTATGCTCGAGAAAACTTACATTCTTACATTTAATAAAAATGAATCTTTATATACAGAAGAAGAGCATTTAGAAACTGGAGCTTCCGGTGGCGGAATGAGAATGATGATGAACAGTTTTTCTGCTGGTGTTCAATATAAAAATACAGAAACAAATGAACTTGTCGAGGAAAATGAATTCTTCGGAAAGCAATTTTTAATAAAAGATACTATCCAGAATATAAACTGGACTCTTACCAAAGAATCTAAACAAATAGGCCAATACATTGCTTTTAAAGCTACAGGTGTAAAAGAATTATCTGACACAGATTTTCAATTTGCAAGACGTCGTGGTGGTAGAGATGGAAACCGAAGAGGTCGAATTGAAAATGATACCGAAAAAAAGCAAGATACTATAGAAGACTCTAAAAAAGACCCGCTTGAAGAAATAGAGATTCCTAAGGAGATAGAAATTACTGCTTGGTACACTCCACAAATACCAACGAGTACAGGACCAGGTGAATATGGTGGTCTTCCAGGATTAATTTTAGAACTTAATGCACATCGTACTACAATACTTTGTTCTAAAATTGAAATGAATACTAAAGATACTTCAGACATAAAAAAACCTACAAAAGGTAAAGAAGTGTCTAGAGAAGAATACCAAAAGATTGTAAAAGAAAAAACCGAAGAAATGCGTGCAAACTTTAGAGGTGGCGGTCGCGGTGGCAGACGTTTTTAA
- a CDS encoding proline dehydrogenase family protein, producing the protein MITTKIFNNTKRAFSLKTDGELNRAIFMFKSIGSPVMVKVGTFLTNVSLNLRLPVEGLIKKTVFNQFCGGVTEEDCLPNIRKIYTKKLHGILDYSVEGKETDEEFDAATQRKINIIKFIADKPEMPFAVFKPTGVGAFDIWAKVTNKETLTAEEEESWNKIKDRVKRLCKTAYDLDVCVLVDAEESWMQDAADDLIEEMMALYNKEKVIIFNTIQCYRWDRLQYIKDLHERGQAKGFKIGAKIVRGAYMEKENARASKMGYPTPICEDKEATDVNFNAVMAYIMNHLEDFELFIGTHNEVSSYLAMQLTQDRDLAKDDGRIWFAQLYGMSDHISFNLAANGYNSAKLIPFGPVRDVVPYLIRRAQENTSVKGQTGRELALLLEEKDRRKGKHKKTIH; encoded by the coding sequence ATGATTACAACAAAAATATTTAACAATACCAAGAGGGCATTCAGTTTAAAGACAGATGGAGAGTTAAACCGTGCTATTTTCATGTTTAAATCTATTGGCAGTCCTGTTATGGTTAAAGTAGGTACATTTTTAACTAATGTATCTTTAAATTTAAGGTTACCTGTTGAAGGGTTAATAAAGAAAACAGTATTTAATCAGTTTTGTGGTGGTGTAACCGAGGAAGATTGCTTACCTAATATTCGAAAGATATATACAAAGAAGCTACACGGTATATTAGACTACTCTGTAGAAGGTAAAGAAACCGATGAAGAGTTTGATGCTGCTACGCAACGTAAAATAAACATTATAAAGTTTATAGCAGATAAACCAGAAATGCCATTTGCAGTATTTAAACCAACTGGTGTAGGTGCTTTTGATATTTGGGCAAAAGTGACTAACAAGGAAACCTTAACAGCAGAGGAAGAAGAATCTTGGAATAAAATTAAAGATCGTGTTAAACGTCTTTGTAAAACTGCATACGATCTAGATGTATGTGTTTTAGTTGATGCTGAAGAATCTTGGATGCAAGATGCTGCAGATGATTTGATAGAGGAAATGATGGCGCTTTATAACAAAGAGAAAGTTATTATTTTTAATACCATACAATGTTACCGTTGGGATAGATTGCAGTATATAAAAGACTTGCACGAAAGAGGCCAAGCTAAAGGTTTTAAAATTGGAGCCAAGATAGTAAGAGGTGCATATATGGAAAAAGAGAATGCAAGAGCATCTAAAATGGGCTATCCTACACCAATTTGTGAAGATAAAGAAGCTACAGACGTTAATTTTAATGCCGTAATGGCTTACATAATGAATCACTTAGAAGATTTCGAATTATTTATAGGTACTCACAACGAAGTGTCTTCATACTTGGCAATGCAGCTAACACAAGATAGAGATTTAGCTAAAGACGATGGTCGTATTTGGTTTGCTCAACTTTACGGTATGAGTGATCATATTAGTTTTAACCTAGCGGCTAATGGCTATAACTCTGCCAAATTAATACCATTTGGTCCTGTAAGAGATGTTGTGCCATATCTTATACGTCGTGCTCAAGAAAACACATCTGTAAAAGGACAAACAGGAAGAGAACTTGCCTTATTATTAGAAGAAAAAGACAGACGAAAAGGAAAACATAAAAAGACTATTCATTAA
- a CDS encoding DUF4126 domain-containing protein, producing the protein MGLEFYLSICLGIGLAASVGFRVFLPLLVLSIAAYYNVIPLQDNWLWIGHSTTIVTLAVATVFEILAYYIPFFDNLLDTISVPLAAVAGTCVMFATMADVDPLLMWVLAIIAGGGTAGFISGTTSATRAASSATTGGIANPVISTVETIGATTLSLTALIFPLLALVFVVIIIFSAKKLYTKLFSKKKPVTR; encoded by the coding sequence ATGGGTTTAGAGTTTTATTTAAGTATTTGTTTGGGCATAGGTCTTGCAGCCTCAGTAGGTTTTAGAGTATTTTTACCTTTACTAGTATTAAGTATTGCGGCATATTACAATGTAATCCCGTTGCAAGATAATTGGCTTTGGATAGGTCATAGTACTACAATAGTAACTCTGGCTGTAGCCACAGTATTTGAAATCTTAGCTTACTATATTCCTTTTTTTGATAATCTTTTAGACACTATCTCTGTACCATTGGCAGCAGTTGCTGGAACCTGTGTCATGTTTGCAACAATGGCAGATGTAGACCCATTATTAATGTGGGTATTAGCAATTATTGCAGGTGGTGGCACCGCAGGATTTATCTCTGGTACCACGAGCGCAACTAGAGCAGCATCTTCTGCAACTACTGGCGGAATAGCAAATCCTGTAATAAGTACTGTTGAAACTATAGGCGCAACCACCTTATCTCTTACCGCATTAATTTTTCCTTTATTAGCCTTAGTTTTCGTTGTAATTATCATTTTTAGCGCTAAAAAACTTTACACCAAACTCTTTTCTAAAAAGAAACCTGTTACACGCTAA
- the aroB gene encoding 3-dehydroquinate synthase, whose protein sequence is MKFDPIASGNSIVYFENEGYTALNSYLKEEKPSKIFVLVDSNTLQDCLPIFLAKLETEIVIETIEIEPGESFKTIDTCVGVWNALSELNADRKSIILNLGGGVVTDLGGFVASTFKRGIPYINIPTSLLAMVDASVGGKTGVDLGVLKNQIGVISHSEMVIVDTNYLKTLPGKQMRSGHAEILKHGLITSKSYWDKCSDLKNLTLESYDAIIYESVQIKNNVVTKDPKEKGLRKTLNFGHTLGHAIESYLLEHDTKDAVLHGEAVAAGMILALHLSEAEYEFPSQEKEEICNTLLSIYGKISLNHEDYQHIIELLKFDKKNTHGKINFILLKGFGEAVLDCQISNERLLEAFNYYKNL, encoded by the coding sequence ATGAAATTTGATCCCATAGCTTCTGGCAATAGCATTGTGTACTTTGAAAATGAAGGTTATACAGCGTTAAACAGTTATTTGAAAGAGGAAAAACCTTCTAAAATTTTTGTTCTTGTAGACTCTAATACCCTACAAGATTGTTTACCTATTTTCTTAGCTAAACTAGAAACAGAAATTGTTATTGAAACAATTGAGATTGAACCAGGCGAAAGTTTTAAAACAATTGATACCTGTGTAGGTGTTTGGAATGCTCTATCTGAGTTGAATGCAGATCGAAAAAGTATTATTCTTAATCTTGGTGGTGGCGTTGTAACAGATCTTGGTGGTTTTGTCGCTTCAACTTTTAAAAGAGGCATACCTTATATAAATATACCTACATCTTTATTAGCAATGGTTGATGCCTCTGTTGGTGGAAAAACAGGCGTAGATTTAGGAGTGCTTAAAAATCAGATTGGCGTAATATCACATTCTGAAATGGTTATTGTAGATACAAATTATCTTAAAACACTGCCTGGAAAACAAATGCGAAGTGGTCATGCCGAAATTTTAAAGCATGGATTAATTACTAGTAAATCGTATTGGGACAAATGTTCAGATTTAAAGAATCTCACCTTAGAGTCTTATGATGCTATTATTTATGAGTCTGTACAGATAAAAAATAATGTTGTAACCAAAGACCCTAAAGAAAAAGGATTAAGGAAGACATTAAACTTTGGCCATACGCTAGGTCATGCTATAGAATCTTATTTATTAGAACACGATACAAAAGACGCTGTATTACACGGCGAAGCAGTTGCTGCAGGAATGATACTTGCATTGCACCTTTCTGAAGCAGAATATGAGTTTCCTAGCCAAGAAAAAGAAGAAATTTGTAATACTTTATTGAGTATTTATGGAAAAATTTCTCTTAACCATGAAGATTATCAGCATATTATTGAATTATTAAAATTTGATAAAAAAAATACGCACGGTAAAATAAACTTTATACTTTTGAAGGGCTTTGGAGAGGCTGTTTTAGACTGCCAAATATCTAACGAAAGATTACTCGAAGCATTTAATTACTATAAAAACTTATAG